A part of Helicobacter himalayensis genomic DNA contains:
- a CDS encoding AMIN domain-containing protein, with the protein MRVFQTFGVCLNYLKAGFIFFSFLSLFANFLHARANPFEPEITPKEGIHSHKELKNEILKNIDIELPSTARIVKKVSITYQNIDGTQSVKEIELEKSIDWHYPLRLSQNAIGAQYTSENRFNLGVFEFNFNENTLFIVTKRKVLRNFLLPAPYRIVLDFDDLDKALNENLAVDKKYFKSIALTSHDDFYRITLELDGQYDYDLQAQNDGYLLRLR; encoded by the coding sequence TTGCGAGTTTTTCAGACTTTTGGTGTTTGTCTAAATTATTTAAAAGCAGGCTTTATTTTTTTTAGCTTCTTAAGTCTGTTTGCAAACTTCCTTCACGCGCGCGCTAATCCTTTCGAGCCAGAGATAACACCAAAAGAGGGAATTCACAGCCACAAAGAGTTAAAGAATGAGATTCTAAAAAATATCGATATTGAGTTGCCATCCACCGCACGCATTGTAAAAAAAGTCAGCATTACTTATCAAAACATCGATGGGACGCAGAGTGTGAAAGAAATCGAACTTGAAAAAAGCATCGATTGGCATTATCCTTTACGCCTTTCACAAAATGCCATAGGTGCGCAATATACAAGTGAAAATCGATTTAATCTTGGCGTATTTGAGTTTAATTTCAACGAAAACACCCTTTTTATCGTCACAAAGCGTAAAGTTCTCCGCAATTTTCTTTTACCCGCACCTTATCGCATAGTGCTTGACTTTGATGATTTAGACAAGGCGCTAAATGAAAATCTTGCAGTGGATAAAAAATATTTTAAAAGCATTGCGCTTACAAGCCACGATGATTTTTACCGCATTACTTTAGAGCTTGATGGACAATATGACTATGACTTGCAAGCACAAAACGACGGCTATTTGCTCCGCTTAAGATAA
- the eno gene encoding phosphopyruvate hydratase → MVHISKIYSQEVMDSRGNPTIKAVVLLSDGTKASAIVPSGASTGKREALELRDGDKNRFLGKGVLKACENIDLNISEALVGASPFDQGLIDITLRDLDGTENYSKLGANATLGVSMAIARAAAKSQNIPLYRYLGGANAIVLPVPMLNIINGGSHAENTVDFQEYMIMPLGFESFSESLRASAEVYQNLKKILSEQKHITSIGDEGGFAPNLKSNTEPIEVILRAIEKAGYKPGSDIAIALDVASSELVEDSGIYNLAGEGRKLSSQELVEYYVQMVEKYPIVSIEDGLSEDDWEGWKFLTQKLGGKIQLVGDDLFVTNKKILAQGIEQNIANAVLIKPNQIGTITQTMDCVRLAQRNAYRCIMSHRSGESEDSFIADFAIALNTGEIKTGSTARSERIAKYNRLLEIETEISNSEYLGAKLFKK, encoded by the coding sequence ATGGTGCATATTAGTAAGATTTATTCACAAGAAGTAATGGATTCTCGTGGGAATCCAACAATAAAGGCAGTCGTGCTTTTGAGCGATGGTACAAAAGCAAGCGCAATCGTCCCAAGTGGCGCAAGCACTGGCAAAAGAGAGGCGCTAGAACTACGCGATGGAGACAAAAATCGCTTTTTGGGCAAAGGTGTACTCAAGGCGTGTGAAAATATCGACTTAAACATAAGCGAAGCACTTGTGGGTGCTAGTCCCTTTGATCAAGGGCTTATTGATATTACGCTAAGAGATTTAGATGGGACGGAAAATTACTCAAAACTCGGTGCAAATGCGACTTTGGGTGTTTCAATGGCAATTGCTAGGGCTGCGGCAAAAAGTCAAAATATCCCTTTGTATCGTTATTTGGGCGGGGCAAATGCGATTGTATTGCCAGTGCCGATGCTAAATATCATCAATGGTGGCTCGCACGCTGAAAACACCGTGGATTTTCAAGAATATATGATTATGCCACTTGGCTTTGAGAGCTTTAGTGAATCTCTAAGGGCAAGCGCGGAAGTGTATCAGAATCTGAAAAAAATCCTAAGTGAGCAAAAGCATATTACAAGTATCGGCGATGAAGGTGGCTTTGCACCAAATCTAAAAAGCAATACAGAGCCAATCGAAGTCATTTTGCGAGCAATTGAAAAAGCCGGTTATAAGCCCGGGAGCGATATTGCCATCGCACTTGATGTGGCAAGTAGCGAGCTAGTCGAAGATTCTGGAATATATAATCTCGCGGGCGAAGGGCGCAAGCTAAGTAGTCAAGAGCTTGTGGAATATTATGTGCAAATGGTGGAAAAATATCCTATCGTTTCAATCGAAGATGGCTTGAGTGAAGATGATTGGGAGGGTTGGAAGTTCCTCACACAAAAGCTAGGTGGTAAGATTCAGCTTGTGGGCGATGATTTGTTTGTGACAAACAAGAAGATTCTCGCGCAAGGCATTGAACAAAATATCGCAAATGCGGTGCTTATCAAGCCAAACCAAATAGGCACGATTACGCAAACAATGGATTGCGTGCGCTTGGCACAACGCAATGCGTATCGTTGCATTATGAGTCATAGAAGTGGGGAGAGCGAGGATTCTTTCATCGCAGACTTTGCTATCGCGCTAAATACAGGCGAGATTAAGACAGGCTCGACTGCTAGAAGCGAGCGCATTGCCAAATACAACCGCCTGCTTGAAATTGAAACAGAGATTTCAAACAGCGAATATTTGGGTGCGAAACTCTTCAAAAAATAA
- the recA gene encoding recombinase RecA, which produces MAIDERRQKAIDLALKQIDKAFGKGALVRLGDKQVEKIDAISTGSLGLDMALGIGGVPKGRIIEIYGPESSGKTTLSLQIVAECQKNGGIAAFIDAEHALDVYYAKNLGVDTENLLVSQPDNGEQALEILETLTRSGAVDLIVIDSVAALTPRAEIEGDMGDQHVGLQARLMSHALRKITGILHKMNATLIFINQIRMKIGTMGYGSPETTTGGNALKFYASVRIDIRRIATLKQNDQNIGNRAKAKVVKNKVAPPFREAEFDIMFGEGISKEGEIIDYGIKLDIVDKSGAWLSYKDVKLGQGRENAKIFLRENQNIAQEITAKIKEQIGTKDEILPLPDEPQDEM; this is translated from the coding sequence ATGGCAATAGATGAAAGGCGGCAGAAGGCTATTGACCTTGCGCTCAAGCAAATTGATAAGGCTTTTGGCAAGGGTGCGCTTGTGCGCTTGGGCGACAAGCAGGTAGAAAAAATCGATGCAATCTCCACAGGCTCGCTCGGGCTTGATATGGCGCTAGGCATTGGTGGTGTGCCAAAGGGGCGCATTATTGAAATTTATGGACCAGAATCTAGCGGTAAAACCACGCTTTCTTTGCAGATTGTCGCAGAATGCCAAAAAAATGGTGGCATTGCGGCATTTATCGATGCAGAGCACGCGCTAGATGTGTATTACGCAAAAAATCTTGGTGTGGATACAGAAAATCTCCTCGTCTCTCAGCCAGACAATGGCGAGCAAGCACTTGAAATCCTAGAAACGCTCACAAGAAGCGGTGCAGTGGATTTAATCGTGATAGATTCCGTAGCTGCGCTCACGCCACGCGCGGAAATTGAAGGTGATATGGGGGATCAGCATGTGGGCTTGCAGGCACGCCTTATGAGCCATGCGTTGCGTAAGATTACAGGGATTTTGCATAAAATGAACGCCACGCTAATTTTTATCAACCAAATCCGTATGAAAATCGGCACTATGGGCTATGGCAGTCCAGAAACCACCACAGGTGGAAATGCGCTGAAGTTTTATGCAAGTGTGCGCATTGATATTCGTCGCATAGCAACTTTGAAGCAAAACGACCAAAATATCGGCAATCGTGCCAAAGCAAAAGTCGTCAAAAACAAGGTCGCACCACCATTTAGAGAAGCGGAGTTTGATATTATGTTTGGGGAAGGTATAAGCAAAGAGGGTGAAATCATCGATTATGGAATCAAACTTGATATTGTTGATAAAAGTGGTGCGTGGCTTTCTTATAAAGATGTTAAATTGGGGCAAGGTAGGGAAAATGCGAAAATTTTCTTGCGCGAAAATCAAAATATCGCACAAGAAATCACAGCAAAAATAAAAGAGCAAATCGGCACAAAAGATGAGATTCTGCCACTGCCTGATGAGCCACAAGATGAAATGTAA
- a CDS encoding HU family DNA-binding protein: MNKADFVELVKTAGKFETKKDAERAVNAFTEAVSKALSKKESVELVGFGKFETAVQKAKTGKVPGTNKTYTTKEKRVPKFRPGKGLKDLVGKK; the protein is encoded by the coding sequence ATGAACAAAGCTGATTTCGTAGAATTGGTAAAAACTGCGGGCAAGTTTGAAACCAAAAAAGACGCTGAAAGGGCGGTAAATGCTTTTACTGAAGCTGTAAGCAAAGCACTTTCTAAAAAAGAAAGCGTTGAACTAGTAGGTTTTGGTAAATTTGAAACTGCTGTGCAAAAAGCAAAAACAGGTAAAGTGCCCGGCACAAACAAAACTTACACTACAAAAGAAAAGCGTGTTCCTAAATTCAGACCGGGTAAAGGTCTAAAAGATTTAGTAGGCAAAAAATAA
- a CDS encoding RsmE family RNA methyltransferase, with product MYDVCAGKKELTLEGESYTHIFKSRRWQKEKNLILSNLADGNLYEYKITTLSRNKARLELVDFVCELANGADSSSNARTHIIWAVVDSKVIEKTLPFLNELGVGKLSFFYADFSQKNIVLNEMRLRKILIHSCEQCGRNELLEIEFLPSLQAVLQKYQNIIALDFPAPTLDYVLKTMSVRPSVLIGAEGGLSENERALLQSSNTTRAQIKHTYTLRSESACIFTASILGFATF from the coding sequence TTGTATGATGTATGCGCTGGCAAAAAAGAGCTAACTTTGGAGGGGGAATCTTATACGCATATTTTCAAATCGCGCCGTTGGCAGAAAGAAAAAAATCTTATCCTTTCAAATCTAGCCGATGGGAATCTATACGAATACAAAATCACCACGCTTTCACGCAATAAGGCACGTTTAGAGCTTGTGGATTTTGTGTGTGAGCTAGCAAATGGTGCAGATTCTAGCTCAAATGCGCGCACGCATATCATTTGGGCAGTTGTAGATTCTAAAGTAATTGAAAAAACCTTGCCTTTTTTGAATGAATTAGGTGTGGGGAAACTTAGCTTTTTTTACGCGGATTTTTCACAAAAAAATATTGTGTTAAATGAGATGCGCCTGCGCAAGATTCTTATCCATTCTTGCGAACAGTGCGGAAGAAATGAGCTTTTAGAGATTGAATTTTTGCCAAGCTTGCAAGCAGTGTTGCAAAAATATCAAAATATTATCGCGCTTGATTTTCCAGCCCCTACACTAGATTATGTGCTTAAAACAATGAGCGTGCGTCCGAGTGTGCTTATCGGTGCAGAGGGAGGCTTAAGTGAAAATGAGCGCGCACTCTTACAATCTTCCAACACCACACGCGCGCAAATCAAGCACACCTACACCTTAAGAAGCGAAAGCGCGTGTATTTTCACCGCAAGCATTTTGGGATTTGCAACGTTTTAA
- the hemH gene encoding ferrochelatase, producing MSKQAVLLFNMGGPNSLYEVEGFLKQLFNDPHILGIRNNFLRRNLANFIANKRLEEAKRNYQAIGGCSPIITHTLNLTNMLNALDSARFYTYCMRYTPPFAKDVLADLQNQNFSSLVLFSMYPQYSTTTTKSSLVSIQQALSELKFTPKIKVIERYFSHYGYNKLIISHIKKALNGVDSKDFTLILSAHALPQSLVKKGDTYPQECEHNLAMLKEMLDTRQLHFKNILLTYQSKIGPIKWIGPATQEVLKSLKNDKVLIFPLSFTIDNSETDYELAIECKHLAQQNGIKDFRVASCFNDSSEFAQFIVDMVEESTQNLV from the coding sequence ATGTCAAAACAAGCTGTGCTACTTTTTAATATGGGTGGACCAAATAGTTTGTATGAGGTTGAGGGTTTTTTAAAGCAGCTTTTTAACGACCCGCATATTTTGGGGATTCGCAATAATTTCCTTCGTAGAAATCTCGCAAATTTCATCGCAAACAAACGCCTAGAGGAAGCAAAGAGGAATTATCAAGCTATCGGCGGTTGCTCGCCAATTATTACTCACACGCTCAATCTCACAAATATGCTTAACGCGCTAGATTCTGCGCGCTTTTATACCTATTGTATGCGCTATACGCCACCATTTGCAAAAGATGTGCTTGCGGATTTACAGAATCAAAATTTTAGCTCGCTCGTGCTTTTTAGTATGTATCCGCAGTATTCCACCACCACGACTAAATCCTCCCTTGTCTCAATCCAACAAGCACTAAGCGAGTTAAAATTCACCCCAAAAATCAAGGTGATTGAGCGTTACTTTTCACATTATGGATATAATAAGCTTATCATCTCACATATCAAAAAAGCCCTTAATGGCGTAGATTCTAAGGATTTCACGCTTATACTTTCTGCTCACGCCCTGCCTCAGAGCCTTGTAAAAAAAGGCGATACTTATCCGCAAGAATGTGAGCATAATCTCGCAATGCTCAAAGAAATGCTTGATACACGACAACTGCATTTTAAAAATATTTTGCTTACTTATCAATCAAAAATCGGACCTATTAAGTGGATTGGTCCGGCCACGCAAGAAGTGCTTAAGTCCTTGAAAAACGACAAGGTGTTGATTTTCCCGCTGTCTTTTACGATTGATAATTCTGAGACGGACTATGAGCTTGCTATTGAATGCAAGCATCTAGCGCAACAAAATGGTATTAAAGATTTTCGCGTAGCAAGTTGCTTTAATGATAGTAGCGAGTTTGCGCAATTTATCGTAGATATGGTGGAGGAATCTACTCAGAATCTTGTGTGA
- a CDS encoding thioredoxin fold domain-containing protein, whose translation MKKALRFHKLRVFYCVFFALFGVLFLGCEDSKVEFSDSKGTPQSRIQEIESLDKASYAGLEDVFLDTKLITPDSKPLVLVFGKNNCTYCDKFKDNLKVDSETKELLAQDFSAYYINIDYTKTHEVKFGDDKNEPQKSVFIQTLDLAKQYQVRPTPTFIFTDSLGNAFFAYPGFLKPAQFKALLERIKDIKIVQKDSLNALSDELFKLVENAQ comes from the coding sequence GTGAAAAAGGCTTTGAGATTTCATAAATTGCGAGTGTTTTATTGCGTATTTTTTGCGCTATTTGGGGTGTTGTTTTTGGGGTGTGAGGATTCTAAAGTCGAGTTTTCAGATTCCAAAGGTACGCCACAATCGCGCATACAAGAGATAGAATCCCTTGATAAAGCAAGCTATGCAGGTTTAGAAGATGTCTTTTTAGATACAAAGCTTATCACACCAGATAGCAAGCCTCTTGTGCTTGTTTTTGGCAAAAATAACTGCACTTATTGCGATAAATTTAAAGATAATCTCAAAGTAGATTCTGAAACAAAAGAGCTTTTGGCACAAGATTTTTCGGCGTATTATATTAATATTGATTACACCAAAACGCACGAGGTGAAGTTTGGCGATGACAAAAATGAGCCACAAAAAAGCGTGTTTATCCAAACGCTTGATTTAGCCAAACAATATCAAGTGCGTCCAACGCCGACTTTTATCTTTACAGATTCTTTGGGAAATGCGTTTTTTGCCTATCCGGGATTTTTGAAGCCAGCGCAGTTTAAGGCACTTTTAGAGCGTATAAAAGACATTAAAATTGTGCAAAAAGATTCCCTCAATGCACTTTCAGATGAACTTTTTAAGCTTGTAGAAAATGCGCAATAG